Below is a genomic region from Drosophila kikkawai strain 14028-0561.14 chromosome X, DkikHiC1v2, whole genome shotgun sequence.
atatatatttttttttttttttttaatttgattagcTTTGCGGATTTCATGCACTATagtttttttctgtttaaaattttgcaaatattttttatataatttttagtttttttccaAGTTGTTTAGCAGTTGATAGATAGAATTtgccatgttttttttttttttttttgtaaggacaataatcattataaaagaaaaaaatcattgtttaataattatctactgattttaatatatttttctaactattcataattataaattcatatttatttaatcgctcaaagaattattattattttgagcgaACAAATAGcactaaaaatataatcattattttaaataatcgtTATTTTTAcactcaaaataataataataataataatttttttaagagttattttttcactcaaaataataataattattttttgagcaattaaataaaacttaaaaattaataattaaaattaatttaatcgcTAAAAATCCAGATTTAAGCAAGTATTGTCTAAATTGTAGCctattggttttttttatccGGGTTTTCCAAGTggatgatttttttgtttaaaaaataaaataaataaataaaaatattgataatcattatttatggTCCCTggtttattaaacaaattagttTCTGTTTTTAGCTACTTtgtttgttaataaaaaaaattgtaaaaaaataataaaataaattaataataaaaataaatgaatatatattaaattgataaaataaaaaccgtTGAAGAGTTTACCGATTTTCATTTACTAGCTGCGTTCCAGCCCTCGCTGGGTATTCTATATCGATAGATATAGAATACTCAGCTGTTGCAATGCACTTTTTAGGGATGCATTTCTAGGGGGTTTTAAaccgaaaaagaaaatatagaatttgAAGAAACACCTTATCCCAAAATGTgtgtattttataaatattttaccaaTTTAACTCTTAAGCTCTTAACAACCCCTTTAAATGCATCTTCCAGTACGCCCCTGCTTGGTGATAAGGCGCTTCTCCTACTCCGATATTTCTGTCACATCCCTAGCGGCGAGGGGTCATAAAACCCCAGCTAATCTGGAACCATTCCCCCAGCTACCATCGGAGATTAGATTTGCCAGAGAAATAATGGGCAGCGCACGGAACCTTCTGTTGCTATCCTCGTCCCGTTTGCATGGGCATGGATATTTGGAGCACGCCCGCGGACAGCTGGAGGATCTCTTCAAGGGGTGAGCCAGTCCAGCCATCCATCCCTCCTTCCTCTTATTCAAAAATCTTGTCTCTCCTGTGTCCAGAGCCAGTGTCAAGACCGTGCTCTTTGTGCCCTACGCTCTGCGGGATCACGACAAGTACACCGCCACCGTTCGCGATGCTTTGCAGCCGTGGGGCTACACCGTGGAGGGACTCCACACGAAACCGGATCCTGTCCAGGCCTTGAGCACAGCCCAGGCCATCTTTGTGGGCGGTGGCAATACCTTTGTCCTGCTGCGCACCCTCTACAAGCTGCAGCTCCTGGAACCCATCCGTGAGCTGGTCCTGCGCCGCGGCCTACCCTATGTGGGCAGCAGTGCCGGCACTAATGTTGCCACACGCTCCATACACACCACCAACGACATGCCGGTGGCCTATCCCCCGAGCTTTGATGCCTTGGCCCTGGTCCCTTTCAATATCAATCCGCACTATCTGGATCCGGAGGTGGGTAGCCAGCACAAGGGCGAGACGCGGGACGAGCGGCTGGAGGAGTTTGTGGCCTATCACCAGCTCCCGGTGCTGGGACTACGCGAGGGCACCAGTGTGCGTGTCGAGGGGGAGAAGGCGACGCTGCTGGGGGATCGCAATGCCAAGCTTTTTAAGGCGTAAGTAGGGGAATCCTCAAGGAAATCCTAAGAGAATCCCAGGAGATTCCTAGAATTATATAttctttcaatatttttccagcGATGGCAATACCCAGGAACTGGCCCCCCAGGCGGATCTCAGCTTCCTGCTGCAACAGGAGTAGAAGAATAGCAGACACAGGCACTAAGGATAATATCTACATTTATTGTAcacaattttttgtattattttgtattctgcaataacaacaataatattcCTAAACGTACAGTAATTCTAAACTAACaactaaaagtaaaaaaatggTTTCTTTTGGGGGAAATTAACCCTCTAGGCCTTAAAAATGCCTTGAGGCCCTTATTACATTATTcacaatttcaaaaataatataaataataataaaatcaatattaaaacaatgatttcatttccattatAGTGGAAAGtggcactagagggttaactGTAGCAATAAATTAAACGGATTTAAGGCAGAAATAATCCTATTCGATGCTAAAATGGTATCAGAggcatatattatataaaagaCAAGTGAGCGAAACCGGTAATATCATTTAGAAAGGGTTTCCTTTAAGGAACAAGTAAGCTTTTGTCGTCTTAAAAGTTAGCTCCCCAGGAAATAAAGTGCAATGTCAAGTCTCTTCTAGGTTTAGGATACTCTGGGCAAGTATGTTAATCTCCTTAAAtctagacacacacacacttttgaGGCAAGGCGGCATctgttctctctctctggctaGCACTtagcttaattaattaattattattttggggTTTCAGTAGGGGAATCGTAGTCGTAAAGTTAAAGATAAGTATTTACATTACACCATTTTGAGCATTGAATGTTTCACTTTTAAAAGCAAGCAACAACAGGAATTGCCTAGGTCTAAACTCTAAGTTTCGGTTTGAGATAGGTCTGCTACAGGATGCTCAGGGGgggcttattattatttatttatttttatttgtttcaagGAGCTAACACAAGTCCTGTATAAGATCTAGATCTAGACACAAACAGACTAAAGGCAATCGAATGAATAAGATGCCTAACGGCAAAGCTATACTAGAGCTTACTTTAAGCatcttattaattttattatcctTATCACACTctcaggcacacacacacacacacacacacacacacacgcgcgcgAGGCATTCAGTCAGTCACACCTGGAAATCTATGtgtaagtttaaaaaaaaaggaactgaTGATATTACAGGCAGGCGCTGGAACTAGAGCTGAAGCTGTAGCTGTGTGTGCTATTTGTGAAGAATACTTTTATCCTCGTAGCGTATGATGGCATCGCCAATCTGCTTGCGCGACGCCAAGTGGATGCACTGCTCCCTGCCACAGCGCTCTGGAAGACCGCTGTCCGCTGGCAGGGAACCGCCCCGCGCCAAATGGTTGCGCACATTCTGGCCAAAGCGCAGATTTGGCTCTACGCCGCGCAATATATGCACCGAATGCTGGGCCGCCACAAACATGTCCAGGATGCTTTCCACCCCAGCGGGTCGCGGTGCAGCCTCACCTGTAgacggcggcagcagcagctgatcAATGTCCAAATCGCTGCGGATGATGGGCAGGCCCTGCGGATGTAACAGCTTACGGGCTGtccgaaaagaaaaaaaattctgTTATAAGTACAAATAAATCTCGGAAGGATTAACCCACTCACCCTGCACATAGTCCCGGCTGTAAAAAGCTATCACATCGTGATTCCTGCGATCAAAGTAACCGCTGCTCTGGCTCACGTCGCAGGTGTCGCACTCCCGGCAAAACTGCGCCCAGCGGCACGGATACATCTGGAAGCCAATGGGCGCATACACCTGGAAGCCCTGGATTGTGTTCATGCGCACCCGGTTGAGGAAGTCCGCCTTGAAGCCCATGCCCGGTGTGGCCAGCAGCACCAGGGACTCAAGTCCCAGCTTGGGCAGGGCCAGGTCGGCCACCACCAAGCTGAGCAGCTGCCGCGGCCCGTACATGGAGGCGTGCAGGAGCCAGGCCTGCGGATCTACCGGATCGCTCAGCTGCTCCGGCAGACGGATGGACACCCAGGCTATCCGCGAACCATCCGTTTTGTATTTGGAGGAGAGATCCAAAGCCAGAGTTTTCAAAGCCTTGAAGGGATCCTCGTCGCCCTTGCTGGGCGATTCCAGACGATACAGGAAGATCTGTGGGGGTTAGATAATTATTATATCTAAAGATTCAACCCTTCACCGCCATCTTACCTGCAGCAGGAAGGTGTTGTCCTGGTTCTGCATACAAATCCGCTCGTACTGCTCCACAAAATCCAAGGCATCGGGCACCTGATGCTCGAACGCCGGCATTAGCATGGCAATCCGTGTGCTCTCCGTGACATAGGGCGAGGGCACCACTTCAACACGGCCCAGGGGCTTGACCACATCAAAGCTCTTGACCAACTGCCGGCGACTGCGACCGGATCCCTCCACCAGGCTGAGATGCAACTGATAGTCCATGCCGCGGGTGGCATCGAATTTCTTGTAGGCACTGTGCAGGCTGTGATAGCTTAATCGGGGATGCTTGAGGGCCGCATACTGCAGGGCAATCTCCAGGACCTTGGCAAAGTCCAAGGCCTCGATACGTGAGAGGGGGGCCACCGCATGCTCGGCATTGCCGTGCGGCAGGAAGCTGTGCGTGGCGTTTAGGAGTTGCCATGTGAGGATGTCGTGTCGCGTCTCCGGCGCACTTGGCGGCGGCACACCCAGCGGCCACCGGATCTCGAGGATCTTGTTTGAAATGCTGCCATTGGCAATGCGATATGATTTTTGTTCCAGCGCATAGCCGCGCTCCTGCACCAGCTCCAGGTGATGCTGTCCAaagattatttaattatttatttattatttattttgtattgtttattttcttaccTTGGAGTAGTAGGCGTGCAGGCGATAAAAGTCTTCGGGCGTCTGAACGGGATACACGGTGCTGGCATTGCGGAAGGCCTCCTCCTTGGCCAGATCGCTAAAGTCTCGATGTCGTCGTCCTGGAGCATCCAGGGCATAGCTATACTGCCGCATTCCCTGCAAGAAATGAATATAATGAAAGCCATTTAGTAGGGAGGAGAGCACAGCGCCAGTTGGCCAAGGTCAAGGGCAAGttctgggtctgggtctgggtctgggctGGGTCTGGGAATCCCACGGCTCGCTGCCAGATGgggatctctctctctctctctctttacgATCCATAAAAGCCGAGCGAgcgtaattaaattaacaatgtCGCTCTAAATGGAGCAGAGGATCGGGGTCTGGCTGTTCCCTCCTCTGCAGTTTCTTTCTCTGGGGGAGTAGGAGTagcaggaggagtaggaggtgTGGTAGGATCATTAAAATTGCCGGCGCACATTAATCAATTCCCCGCGTTGCAGTGCAGCAGCGTCGTAGCAGCTTTGATGCCGCCGTTAAGCAAACTCTCTTGGTCAGTTAATTAAACGGAAAGggtgcaaaaaaatatttaaaggagGGGAAAAACAGTCAGGCTTTTGTTTAAACAGTTGCAgtcaaaagaaaagaaatatctAACAAAGATTGTCTTTacaatatatatgaaaaaactgggttttaaggaaaatatataataaataaaatatatattttaccctACATCTGAACTAGAACCCTTTGGGAATTATACGTGTCGATGGGAGagtacatttttatatattataaattgttattatATATGTGAAATagtaattgattttaatatgtTACCTCTCTATCCCCCAAAATAAGTTATGTTTATTGGAGTCACAAGTATTTAAAGTGCTATTGTGTTTACCTCAACTGTACCGGGGACCACACATATCACATAAATCATTCCCTGGACGCATAAATAATCGCGAATCCACAAACAAATCCAACGGAATCGGATTCGAAACCGAAATCAAATGAACATGAGATGCTCCTTATGCTCTAAACAAAGTTTATTCATGTCTCTTCTGCGAAATCTAAGCAAAACTGTGtgtttatatacaaaaaataagtataatcaATAGTCAGAAATGATAATGagtaatgcaaaaaaaaaaaatcgaaaagatTAACTACAaacttaaaaccaaaaaaatctttggaaatcaataataaatttttgtaaatataaattaataaacatttcaattaaacaaACTTAGAAGAGGGTTTACACCAAATACGGTAGTCTCTGGACAAGGATAAATCGACTCGCCTGCTGATGCATAAAAGTATGGTACtgggtatataaaaatacaatattaaATGGTTTATATCAAGGAATTAAGAACTGTTTTCAATCTTTGATTTACCGAAATAAAAAGTTGTAAACAGTTCTTCGCTCGACTATTCTGGCAGCTGCTCTCAAACTGTCACGTCGCGAAGTttaacacacaacacacacccAACACAttcacacagcacacacacacttaatCGACGGCTGAGAAGAAATTGTGTTGTTGCTACtcggaaattaaataaactgaGTTGTCCATCAACCTCTAGAGATGCGCGAGGATGGTTTCTTTACCGCTTCCCGCTCTGATTTTCCCCTCAACGTATTTATGCTTTTTTcccccacaaaaaaaatatctgaCGCACGTTGTTGGGTGTGAGAGTACTTGGCTActtgttttcatttcggtttttttttttttaaatttttttctgggGATTTTCAGGGTCAAAGAGGGAATTTTTAGGTTTGTTCCAAAAGAACCTATTAACTAAATCGGGGTAAATTACACTAAATGTATTATAAgacatataatattattattgaaaataattttaaatattctataaaatataggAACTAAGAATTCAAAATCCAATCCACTGTTATTGTATATCAATGAACTGATTTCTTTCCTAAAATTGAAGTACtcgtgtgtctgtgtgtgagtctttttagtcaaaagcaaattgtttaaataaataaataggcaTGTAGGAAGACGGAACCGAGCAGAAGCTAACTGAGAAGGTATTAAAAATCAGGCTGCGAATTAATTGAAGAACGCACAATGCCCACCATCTCGGAGTCTTTTCGGTGCCAAGTCAGTTCGTATTTGGATCGAAGAgggtaaatatatttaatatattggTAGCCAATTATTTGTACTTATTTGTATGGAAAAGTTTAAGCTTTGATTTGTGTTAAGTCCAAAGTCTGCGTTCAGATTATATCACATTTAATGATGAATGTACATATTgtattattcttttattaacAGAATGCGAAGTTCATAACAAGAAACTCTCTCTTTCGTTGGTTTTTGCTTGTACTTTGCaggcaaagagagagagaaagagagagagagagagagagagagagagagagaaaaaaaagggagccAGAAAAGCAAG
It encodes:
- the LOC108079420 gene encoding probable alpha-aspartyl dipeptidase, which encodes MGSARNLLLLSSSRLHGHGYLEHARGQLEDLFKGASVKTVLFVPYALRDHDKYTATVRDALQPWGYTVEGLHTKPDPVQALSTAQAIFVGGGNTFVLLRTLYKLQLLEPIRELVLRRGLPYVGSSAGTNVATRSIHTTNDMPVAYPPSFDALALVPFNINPHYLDPEVGSQHKGETRDERLEEFVAYHQLPVLGLREGTSVRVEGEKATLLGDRNAKLFKADGNTQELAPQADLSFLLQQE
- the Chpf gene encoding chondroitin sulfate synthase 2; its protein translation is MRRPVAVLSRKQHFFVGLLLGLLLSCYIPDVLKLVQQEECPQEAAEDLLIERFGQDFEPHLNLINKPLEAKKQVKNVIRPRYYSSELGIREKIFIGVMTSQEHINTFATAFNRTTAHLVNKIKFFIYADSVKTNYKLKNIVGFTDTQESRRPFHVVKYIADNYLDEYDYFLLVPDNVYVDARKLTKLLYHMSITFDLYMGGARIGLTARSNEPAPGEDLDPDQDQVPPGVSDRNYCSLEAGILLSSSVIRKMRNNLERCVRIGSTGDHSVNIGRCVKYASRVAGCQESFQGMRQYSYALDAPGRRHRDFSDLAKEEAFRNASTVYPVQTPEDFYRLHAYYSKHHLELVQERGYALEQKSYRIANGSISNKILEIRWPLGVPPPSAPETRHDILTWQLLNATHSFLPHGNAEHAVAPLSRIEALDFAKVLEIALQYAALKHPRLSYHSLHSAYKKFDATRGMDYQLHLSLVEGSGRSRRQLVKSFDVVKPLGRVEVVPSPYVTESTRIAMLMPAFEHQVPDALDFVEQYERICMQNQDNTFLLQIFLYRLESPSKGDEDPFKALKTLALDLSSKYKTDGSRIAWVSIRLPEQLSDPVDPQAWLLHASMYGPRQLLSLVVADLALPKLGLESLVLLATPGMGFKADFLNRVRMNTIQGFQVYAPIGFQMYPCRWAQFCRECDTCDVSQSSGYFDRRNHDVIAFYSRDYVQARKLLHPQGLPIIRSDLDIDQLLLPPSTGEAAPRPAGVESILDMFVAAQHSVHILRGVEPNLRFGQNVRNHLARGGSLPADSGLPERCGREQCIHLASRKQIGDAIIRYEDKSILHK